One window of the Archangium primigenium genome contains the following:
- a CDS encoding siderophore-interacting protein: protein MSETERVVRQGPFPVKLRLLEVLRVTRLTPHMVRVTVGGPELEGFESRGADDHVKLFFAEPGQRMPSMPVLGPNGLSMPEGKPKPASRDYTPRRYDAARGELDIDFVLHGAGPASSWAAAVKPGDFLGAGGPRSTTTVADDFDWYLLAGDASALPAIGRRLEELPAHARALAFIEVDDASEEQRFDTRAQVQVTWLHRNGAEAGTTKLLENALREVQLPPGDGYTWVAGEATTLKSIREHLHTERGLNKAWTRVTGYWKRGASDHHDAKG from the coding sequence ATGAGTGAGACCGAGCGCGTTGTCCGGCAGGGCCCCTTTCCCGTGAAGCTGCGGCTGCTCGAGGTGCTCCGGGTGACGCGGCTGACGCCGCACATGGTGCGCGTGACGGTGGGCGGGCCGGAGCTGGAGGGGTTCGAGAGCCGGGGCGCGGACGATCACGTGAAGCTGTTCTTCGCCGAGCCGGGCCAGCGCATGCCGTCCATGCCGGTGCTCGGGCCCAACGGCCTGTCCATGCCCGAGGGCAAGCCCAAGCCGGCCTCGCGCGACTACACGCCCCGCCGGTATGACGCGGCCCGGGGGGAGCTGGACATCGACTTCGTGTTGCACGGCGCGGGGCCGGCCTCGTCGTGGGCGGCGGCGGTCAAGCCCGGGGACTTCCTGGGCGCGGGCGGCCCGCGCAGCACCACCACCGTGGCGGACGACTTCGACTGGTACCTGCTGGCCGGCGACGCCAGCGCCCTGCCCGCCATCGGCCGTCGGCTGGAGGAGCTGCCCGCCCACGCGCGCGCCCTCGCCTTCATCGAGGTGGACGACGCCTCCGAGGAGCAGCGCTTCGACACCCGGGCCCAGGTCCAGGTCACCTGGCTGCACCGCAACGGCGCCGAGGCCGGCACGACGAAGCTCCTGGAGAACGCCCTGCGGGAGGTGCAACTGCCCCCGGGGGACGGCTACACCTGGGTGGCCGGCGAGGCCACCACCCTCAAGTCCATTCGTGAGCACTTGCACACCGAGCGCGGGCTGAACAAGGCGTGGACCCGGGTGACGGGCTACTGGAAGCGCGGCGCCTCGGACCATCACGACGCGAAGGGGTAA
- a CDS encoding response regulator transcription factor, translating into MSQAEPKVFVVDDDPSVLRSLGRMFEVEGYAVECFVHPRRMLALPPWTGPGCVVMDLRMPELNGLELQEALRRAGWAQPIIFISGHGDVPTAVRAMKAGAVDFLPKPVTNEELLAAVERALERDREARDARRERERLQALFSTLSPREWQVCRLMARGLLDKQIAAELGTAAQTVGLQRRRVLEKLETQSAVELARLLERLEALS; encoded by the coding sequence ATGAGCCAGGCAGAGCCCAAGGTCTTCGTCGTGGATGACGACCCCTCGGTGTTGCGCAGCCTGGGTCGCATGTTCGAGGTGGAGGGCTACGCGGTGGAGTGCTTCGTCCACCCCCGGCGGATGCTGGCGCTCCCGCCCTGGACGGGCCCGGGGTGCGTGGTCATGGATCTGCGCATGCCCGAGCTCAATGGCCTGGAGTTGCAGGAGGCCCTGCGGCGGGCCGGCTGGGCGCAGCCCATCATCTTCATCAGCGGGCACGGCGACGTGCCCACCGCGGTGCGGGCGATGAAGGCCGGGGCGGTGGACTTCCTGCCCAAGCCCGTCACCAACGAGGAGCTGCTGGCGGCGGTGGAGCGGGCGCTCGAGCGGGACCGGGAGGCGCGCGACGCGCGGCGGGAGCGCGAGCGGCTCCAGGCGCTCTTCTCCACGCTCTCGCCCCGGGAGTGGCAGGTGTGCCGGCTGATGGCCCGGGGCCTGCTCGACAAGCAGATCGCGGCCGAGCTGGGCACGGCCGCGCAGACCGTGGGCCTGCAGCGCCGGCGGGTCCTGGAGAAGCTGGAGACCCAGTCCGCGGTGGAGCTCGCGCGGCTGCTGGAGCGTCTGGAAGCCCTGAGCTGA
- a CDS encoding RICIN domain-containing protein, giving the protein MDRTDRIDPRGVRGLGAGVLAGLFLVSASSWAAVGPAADRTGPIVGLAGKCVDVAASGTTNGTAVQLYTCAAGVAQTWTISDNGTLRNPHANKCLDVTGQGTVNGSKLQLWDCNGSGAQQWVYDASARTLRNPQSGRCLDVTGESSADRTRLQIWDCNGQSNQQWRLPGAPDDTACTRSVPAGDSTVAVTFNGVRYNVAVHVPSGVGATTRLPLVLNLHGTGSSGPGQLAYSHIRSAAQANTFAVIAPSGAIPSDSGFAWNVPGVTSGPRDDVAFLDQVLTTLSASLCGQPDRVFAIGYSGGARMASAFACARPDRLEGLAAIAGLRAGRPDPANPSQPEAASCRPGRAVPVIAFHGQQDYTNPYAGGGSAVWQYAVPTAQQRWATLNGCGATPSTTAVSSHVSRIAYTGCRDGADVVLYRVSDGGHTWPGTPQSSSGNGTTTQEIDANALLWSFFAAH; this is encoded by the coding sequence ATGGATCGCACCGACCGCATCGACCCACGAGGCGTCCGAGGACTCGGCGCCGGGGTGCTGGCGGGTCTCTTCCTCGTGAGCGCGTCGTCGTGGGCCGCCGTCGGGCCCGCCGCCGACCGGACGGGCCCCATCGTGGGGCTGGCCGGCAAGTGTGTCGACGTCGCGGCCTCGGGCACCACGAATGGCACCGCCGTCCAGCTCTACACCTGTGCCGCCGGGGTGGCCCAGACCTGGACGATCAGCGACAACGGCACCCTGCGCAATCCCCACGCGAACAAGTGCCTGGACGTCACCGGGCAGGGCACCGTGAACGGCAGCAAGCTTCAGCTCTGGGACTGCAACGGGAGCGGCGCGCAGCAGTGGGTGTACGACGCCTCGGCGCGAACGCTGCGCAACCCCCAGTCGGGACGCTGTCTGGACGTGACGGGCGAGAGCTCCGCGGATCGCACCCGGCTGCAGATCTGGGATTGCAACGGGCAGTCCAACCAGCAGTGGCGGCTGCCCGGTGCCCCGGATGACACCGCCTGCACCCGCTCCGTGCCCGCGGGAGACAGCACCGTCGCGGTCACCTTCAACGGGGTGCGCTACAACGTCGCCGTGCATGTCCCGAGCGGGGTCGGAGCCACGACCCGGCTGCCGCTCGTGCTCAACCTCCACGGCACGGGCAGCAGCGGTCCAGGGCAGCTCGCCTACAGCCACATCCGCTCCGCCGCGCAGGCGAACACGTTCGCGGTCATCGCGCCCTCGGGCGCCATCCCCAGCGACAGTGGCTTCGCGTGGAACGTGCCCGGGGTCACGTCGGGTCCCCGGGATGACGTGGCCTTCCTCGATCAGGTCCTCACCACGCTGAGCGCCTCGCTCTGTGGACAGCCCGACCGGGTCTTCGCCATCGGCTACTCCGGGGGCGCGCGCATGGCGTCCGCGTTCGCCTGCGCCCGCCCGGACCGGCTCGAGGGACTCGCGGCCATCGCGGGCCTGCGCGCCGGACGCCCGGATCCCGCCAACCCGAGCCAACCGGAGGCGGCCTCCTGTCGGCCGGGCCGCGCGGTGCCGGTGATCGCCTTCCACGGACAGCAGGATTACACGAACCCGTACGCGGGCGGCGGCAGCGCGGTGTGGCAGTACGCCGTGCCCACGGCACAACAGCGCTGGGCCACGCTCAACGGGTGTGGCGCCACGCCGAGCACCACCGCCGTGTCCTCGCACGTCAGCCGCATCGCCTACACGGGGTGCCGTGACGGCGCCGACGTCGTGCTCTACCGTGTCTCCGACGGGGGCCACACCTGGCCGGGGACGCCCCAGTCCTCCTCGGGCAACGGCACCACCACCCAGGAGATCGACGCCAACGCCCTGCTCTGGAGCTTCTTCGCCGCGCATTGA
- a CDS encoding ABC transporter substrate-binding protein encodes MRRRRFVGVLGGLALLALGSACSRSKDSAPKEGTPKTEAPADAAAAVKLVPVKLALNWVPEPEFGGFYAAREQGFFKRAGLDVTIQGGGSGVPVMQMVATGQVDFGIAGADEMLTARARGLDVVALFSVYQTSPQGLMAHASRGAKNIQELLSSGTVALEPGIPYAAFLKKKYGFDKVKVVPYDGGVARFVADKNFAQQCFITAEPLAARRQGADPAVFLVADEGFNPYTAVVITRGALLKEQPGRVKDFVAAVREGWRVYLEDPAATNAVMGKLNTSMDAETFAGASEAQKPLIETEETRAKGLGTMSRERWATLGQQLVDLGLIDKVPPVDDFVRPQ; translated from the coding sequence ATGCGGAGACGACGTTTCGTTGGAGTCCTGGGCGGGCTGGCCCTGCTGGCGTTGGGGAGCGCGTGCTCCCGGTCCAAGGACAGCGCGCCCAAGGAGGGCACGCCCAAGACGGAGGCCCCGGCGGACGCCGCGGCCGCGGTGAAGCTCGTGCCCGTCAAGCTCGCGCTCAACTGGGTGCCCGAGCCCGAGTTCGGTGGCTTCTACGCCGCGAGGGAGCAGGGCTTCTTCAAGCGCGCGGGCCTGGACGTGACCATCCAGGGCGGCGGCTCGGGCGTGCCGGTGATGCAGATGGTGGCCACGGGCCAGGTGGACTTCGGCATCGCCGGCGCGGACGAGATGCTCACCGCCCGGGCGCGGGGCCTGGACGTGGTCGCGCTGTTCAGCGTGTACCAGACCTCGCCGCAGGGCCTGATGGCGCACGCCTCGCGGGGCGCCAAGAACATCCAGGAGCTGCTGTCCTCGGGCACGGTGGCGCTCGAGCCCGGCATCCCCTACGCCGCCTTCCTCAAGAAGAAGTACGGCTTCGACAAGGTGAAGGTGGTGCCCTACGACGGCGGCGTGGCGCGCTTCGTGGCGGACAAGAACTTCGCCCAGCAGTGCTTCATCACCGCCGAGCCCCTGGCCGCGCGGCGCCAGGGCGCGGACCCCGCCGTGTTCCTCGTGGCCGACGAGGGCTTCAACCCCTACACCGCCGTGGTCATCACCCGGGGCGCGCTGCTCAAGGAGCAGCCCGGGCGGGTGAAGGACTTCGTGGCGGCGGTGCGCGAGGGCTGGCGCGTGTACCTGGAGGATCCGGCGGCCACCAACGCGGTGATGGGCAAGCTCAACACCAGCATGGACGCGGAGACCTTCGCCGGCGCCTCCGAGGCCCAGAAGCCTCTCATCGAGACCGAGGAGACGCGCGCCAAGGGCCTGGGCACCATGAGCCGTGAGCGGTGGGCGACCCTGGGCCAGCAACTCGTGGACCTGGGCCTCATCGACAAGGTGCCCCCGGTGGACGACTTCGTCCGGCCGCAATGA
- a CDS encoding ABC transporter permease encodes MKTSWAGRVVPPVAALVLVLGLWEGLTRGLGIEPWLLPPPSAIAAVGLRELPTLWSATLVTGTAALLGFLLSAVVGVLIAILLGSSRLLERALYPYTLVLQTVPIVAIAPLLVLWFGPGLRAVAVSSFIVSLFPVITNTLTGLRSVEPALRDLFRLYGARRLATLWKLELPAALPQLFTGLKVASGLAVIGAIVGEFVAGFSEDAAGLGILVLTAYRHLRTDLLFAAVLAASVLGLGLFGAVSLSGWRLLRRWHPSASGG; translated from the coding sequence ATGAAGACCTCGTGGGCTGGCCGGGTGGTGCCGCCCGTGGCCGCGCTCGTGCTCGTGCTGGGGCTCTGGGAGGGGCTCACGCGGGGGCTCGGCATCGAGCCGTGGCTCTTGCCGCCGCCCTCCGCCATCGCCGCCGTGGGCCTGCGGGAGCTGCCCACGCTCTGGAGCGCCACGCTCGTCACCGGCACGGCCGCGCTCTTGGGCTTCCTGCTGAGCGCCGTCGTCGGCGTGCTCATCGCCATCCTCCTGGGCTCCTCGCGGCTCTTGGAGCGGGCGCTCTACCCCTACACGCTCGTGCTGCAGACGGTGCCCATCGTGGCCATCGCGCCCCTGCTGGTGCTGTGGTTCGGACCGGGCCTGCGCGCCGTGGCGGTGTCCTCCTTCATCGTCTCGCTCTTTCCCGTCATCACCAACACGCTCACCGGCCTGCGCTCGGTGGAGCCGGCGCTGCGCGACCTGTTCCGCCTCTATGGCGCGCGGCGGCTGGCCACGCTGTGGAAGCTGGAGCTGCCGGCCGCGCTGCCCCAGCTCTTCACCGGGCTCAAGGTGGCCTCGGGGCTGGCGGTCATCGGCGCCATCGTGGGCGAGTTCGTCGCGGGCTTCTCCGAGGACGCCGCGGGCCTGGGCATCCTCGTCTTGACGGCCTACCGGCACCTGCGCACGGATCTGCTGTTCGCCGCCGTGCTGGCCGCCTCGGTGCTGGGGCTGGGCCTGTTCGGCGCGGTGTCCCTGAGCGGCTGGCGGCTGCTGCGGCGCTGGCACCCCTCGGCCTCGGGCGGGTGA
- a CDS encoding ABC transporter ATP-binding protein, translating to MTAHRPASSTPLAPDEGRGGVHVRLEGLRRGFANGARVLEDLSLDIAAGSFVALVGPSGCGKSTLLRLVAGLDAPDAGTLSFSPPLARSPGARGPIAYVFQDAHLLPWRTVLDNVALPLELVGVAAPARHEAARAVLGEVGLGEALTRFPAQLSGGMRMRVSLARALVTRPRLLLLDEPFAALDELTRNRLDDQLRALWKELGMTVLFVTHSLAEAAYLAERVVVLSRGPARVMLDHTLELPAERGPALRAEPGFAHELGRLQRALERGDTE from the coding sequence ATGACCGCCCACCGTCCGGCCTCCTCCACCCCCCTGGCACCCGATGAGGGCCGGGGCGGCGTGCACGTGCGGCTCGAGGGGCTGCGGCGCGGGTTCGCCAACGGGGCGCGGGTCCTGGAGGACCTGAGCCTGGACATCGCCGCGGGGAGCTTCGTGGCGCTGGTGGGCCCCTCGGGGTGTGGCAAGTCCACGCTGCTGCGGCTGGTGGCGGGCCTGGACGCGCCGGACGCGGGCACCCTCTCCTTCTCGCCGCCCCTGGCGCGGAGCCCGGGCGCGCGCGGCCCCATCGCCTACGTCTTCCAGGACGCGCACCTGCTGCCCTGGCGCACGGTGCTCGACAACGTGGCCCTGCCCCTGGAGCTCGTGGGCGTGGCCGCGCCCGCGCGTCACGAGGCGGCGCGCGCCGTGCTCGGAGAGGTGGGCCTCGGCGAGGCCCTGACGCGCTTTCCGGCGCAGCTGTCCGGCGGCATGCGCATGCGCGTGTCCCTGGCCCGGGCGCTCGTCACCCGCCCCCGGCTGCTGCTGCTCGACGAGCCCTTCGCCGCGCTGGACGAGCTCACGCGCAACCGGTTGGACGATCAGCTGCGCGCGCTGTGGAAGGAGCTGGGCATGACGGTCCTCTTCGTCACCCACTCGCTCGCCGAGGCCGCCTACCTGGCCGAGCGCGTGGTGGTGCTGTCACGAGGCCCCGCGCGGGTGATGTTGGACCACACGCTCGAGCTGCCCGCCGAGCGCGGCCCGGCCCTGCGCGCCGAGCCCGGCTTCGCCCACGAGCTGGGGCGGCTCCAGCGCGCGCTGGAGCGGGGAGACACCGAATGA
- a CDS encoding type IV pilus twitching motility protein PilT yields the protein MARFDAFIDKLYKESGVAIMLETGSGITLRTASGNVPVVKAGLNSQQIIGALSEIVPADLRANFPPEGVSSFAYTAPSGAVQVKVQNVGGHLKVALVPAKAAPAAVPLPPAAKNTMVAAAAPVGLDLPPASEDDKLELASPADMMELAARGSGGAFTAPAAAPAPAPVAAKAPEPAAPAAPAIQVLPVDTADPDAHKTLLGLLNRMLDKKASDLHMSSQVVPMLRVDGDMVPQEDYRPLTHERLKAMLWSIAPEKNKKQWEETRDTDFAYETDRARFRVNVFEDRKGIGSVMRQIPTKIMTAEDMGLSKHILDLCFLSKGLVLVTGPTGSGKSTTLAAMIDYINRNREDHIITIEDPIEFVHPNKKCLVNQREVHVHTHGFKNALRAALREDPDIVLVGEMRDLETIAIAIETAETGHLVFGTLHTNTAPSTVDRIIDQFPSDRQEQIRMMLSESLKGVISQMLIKKIGGGRVPAQEVLLCTNSVANLIREGKTFQIPSIMQTSRGIGMSTLNDALLDLVKRKLCEPNDAYIKAVAKGEFKQMLERNGYKLDLPTS from the coding sequence ATGGCCCGTTTCGACGCCTTCATCGACAAGCTGTACAAGGAATCCGGTGTCGCCATCATGCTGGAGACCGGCAGTGGCATCACCCTGCGCACCGCCTCGGGCAACGTGCCCGTGGTCAAGGCCGGCCTCAACTCGCAGCAGATCATCGGCGCCCTGTCGGAGATCGTCCCCGCGGACCTGCGGGCGAACTTCCCGCCCGAGGGCGTGTCCTCCTTCGCGTACACCGCGCCCTCCGGCGCGGTGCAGGTGAAGGTGCAGAACGTGGGCGGCCACCTCAAGGTGGCGCTGGTGCCCGCCAAGGCGGCCCCGGCCGCGGTGCCGCTGCCCCCCGCGGCGAAGAACACCATGGTGGCGGCCGCGGCCCCCGTGGGGTTGGATCTGCCGCCCGCGTCCGAGGACGACAAGCTGGAGCTCGCCTCGCCCGCGGACATGATGGAGCTGGCGGCCCGGGGCTCGGGCGGTGCGTTCACCGCGCCCGCCGCCGCGCCCGCGCCCGCGCCCGTCGCCGCCAAGGCCCCCGAGCCGGCCGCGCCCGCCGCGCCCGCCATCCAGGTGCTCCCGGTGGACACCGCGGACCCCGACGCGCACAAGACGCTGCTCGGCCTGCTCAACCGCATGCTCGACAAGAAGGCCTCCGACCTTCACATGTCCAGCCAGGTGGTGCCCATGCTGCGCGTGGACGGCGACATGGTGCCCCAGGAGGACTACCGGCCCCTCACGCACGAGCGGCTCAAGGCGATGCTCTGGAGCATCGCGCCGGAGAAGAACAAGAAGCAGTGGGAGGAGACGCGCGACACGGACTTCGCCTACGAGACGGACCGGGCGCGCTTTCGCGTCAACGTCTTCGAGGATCGCAAGGGCATCGGCTCGGTGATGCGGCAGATCCCCACGAAGATCATGACGGCCGAGGACATGGGCCTGTCCAAGCACATCCTCGACCTGTGCTTCCTGAGCAAGGGCCTAGTGCTGGTGACGGGCCCCACCGGCTCGGGCAAGTCCACGACGCTCGCGGCGATGATCGACTACATCAACCGCAACCGCGAGGATCACATCATCACGATCGAGGACCCGATCGAGTTCGTTCACCCGAACAAGAAGTGTCTGGTGAACCAGCGCGAGGTCCACGTGCACACGCATGGCTTCAAGAACGCCCTGCGCGCCGCGCTCCGAGAGGATCCGGACATCGTGCTGGTGGGCGAAATGCGAGACCTGGAGACGATCGCCATCGCCATCGAGACGGCGGAGACGGGCCACCTCGTCTTCGGCACGCTGCACACCAACACCGCGCCCTCGACGGTGGACCGCATCATCGACCAGTTCCCCTCGGATCGTCAGGAGCAGATCCGCATGATGCTCTCCGAGTCGCTCAAGGGCGTCATCTCGCAGATGCTCATCAAGAAGATCGGCGGTGGCCGCGTGCCCGCGCAGGAAGTGCTCCTGTGCACCAACTCCGTGGCCAACCTCATCCGCGAGGGCAAGACGTTCCAGATTCCGTCCATCATGCAGACCTCGCGCGGCATCGGCATGTCCACGCTCAACGACGCGCTGCTCGACCTGGTCAAGCGCAAGCTGTGCGAGCCGAACGACGCCTACATCAAGGCGGTGGCCAAGGGCGAGTTCAAGCAGATGCTCGAGCGCAACGGCTACAAGCTCGATCTGCCCACGAGCTGA
- a CDS encoding type II toxin-antitoxin system PemK/MazF family toxin, with amino-acid sequence MTTNIHRGDVYWIGPDDSRGPAPAYAHPHVVVQEDVFNHSRITTVIVCALTSNLHRATEPGNVLLDEGEGGLPKRSVVVVSRISSVDKGRLGERIGALSDARVEQVLAGLRFQQASFFQR; translated from the coding sequence ATGACGACGAACATCCACCGCGGGGACGTGTACTGGATCGGGCCGGACGACTCGCGCGGGCCGGCGCCGGCCTACGCGCATCCCCACGTGGTGGTGCAGGAGGACGTGTTCAACCACTCGCGCATCACCACCGTGATCGTCTGTGCCCTGACGTCCAACCTGCACCGGGCCACCGAGCCCGGCAACGTCCTGCTCGACGAGGGCGAGGGCGGCCTGCCCAAACGCAGCGTGGTGGTCGTGTCGCGGATCTCCTCGGTGGACAAGGGCCGGCTGGGCGAGCGCATCGGCGCGCTGTCCGACGCGCGCGTGGAGCAGGTGCTCGCGGGGCTGCGCTTCCAGCAGGCCTCCTTCTTCCAGAGGTGA
- a CDS encoding transporter, which yields MWTLRLAASLALPLVLLAGEARACATCACGDPTLTSMGTEQPFAGRLRLATQVRAWGLDSGQVTVDGLALRELRMDVSAAYAPLPWLFLSATLPVQARTVRDVSLAREAGWGIGDMEVAAKVFLFRDRQFSANHLFGLLVGTRLPTSSTLRDTQGRVLSLDAQLGTGSWDPLLGLSYTAFLGDWSFLASATGYLPTRGREGFRAGPALRSTLAAQFQPATRWALRMAVDGLVEGESNHAGVRDEVGSGSLVYLSPDVLLSPALDVVVQLGVRLPVLNRMRGDVRQMPILQVALAYDL from the coding sequence ATGTGGACCCTTCGCCTCGCCGCCTCCCTCGCCCTGCCCCTGGTGCTGCTCGCCGGAGAGGCGCGCGCCTGCGCCACCTGCGCCTGTGGTGATCCCACCCTGACGTCCATGGGCACCGAGCAGCCCTTCGCGGGGCGGCTGAGGCTGGCCACCCAGGTGCGCGCCTGGGGCCTGGACTCGGGCCAGGTGACGGTGGACGGGCTGGCCCTGCGCGAGCTGCGCATGGACGTGTCGGCCGCCTATGCCCCCCTGCCCTGGCTCTTCCTGTCCGCCACCCTGCCCGTGCAGGCGCGCACCGTGCGCGACGTGAGCCTCGCGCGCGAGGCGGGCTGGGGCATCGGGGACATGGAGGTGGCCGCCAAGGTCTTCCTCTTCCGGGACCGGCAGTTCTCCGCCAACCACCTGTTCGGTCTGCTCGTGGGCACGCGCCTGCCCACCTCCTCGACCCTGCGCGACACCCAGGGCCGGGTGCTGTCACTCGACGCCCAGCTCGGCACGGGCTCGTGGGATCCCCTGCTCGGCCTGTCGTACACGGCCTTCCTCGGCGACTGGTCCTTCCTGGCGAGCGCCACGGGCTACCTGCCCACCCGGGGCCGCGAGGGCTTTCGCGCGGGCCCCGCGCTGCGCTCCACCCTGGCCGCGCAGTTCCAGCCCGCCACGCGCTGGGCGCTGCGCATGGCCGTGGACGGGCTCGTCGAGGGCGAGAGCAACCACGCGGGCGTGCGGGACGAGGTGGGCAGCGGCAGCCTCGTCTACCTCTCGCCGGACGTGCTCTTGAGCCCCGCCCTGGACGTGGTGGTGCAGCTCGGCGTGCGCCTGCCCGTGCTCAACCGCATGCGCGGCGACGTGCGGCAGATGCCCATCCTCCAAGTCGCCCTCGCCTACGATCTATGA
- a CDS encoding ATP-binding protein: protein MFWLWLLALLAMRAEATEREKRVLVFVPEYATVPAIADFTRGVRRTLMTESPGPVTVHVEYLGMAWFGGGEYERALSDFYRVKYREQQPDALVVYEDATPLLLQIQRELWPRVPMLAIVADDFQVEAFPQGPYLRGNWADFAITESVRAALRLLPDTRHVALVLGSSPREKIARALVTQEVRRGAPDRVFIDLAGLTLEELRRRVRTLPPDTVVMMVGFMQDATGRSLISYDVMRMLHADGAPPIFSVHKTMLGSGIVGGVLADYPLLGQKTARRVLRLLQGEPASSLPTGSMEANVLAFDARELERWHIPASRLPPEAEVHFHEPGLWERYRWQVSALLGAGLLKVGLIAVLLLERSRRKRAQRLNLAVLDSLPGSVAILDRHGSVLRANPARDGGPGEGAPERLPTSGDSYLESLREAARTGPPEVAHAVALLEAVLAERLREGLVEFRGHSPGTWLELRVRHLELPEGGAVASLVDVTSRKRAEQEARQARDERAHLERVAAVGELGVSLAHELNQPLAAILTNAQTAQRLLSGSSINAPLLREVLQDIVADDLRASAVIRHLRMLLKKDEAGHARHDFNALVRDVIRLVGNDALLRGADLIPDLCEGALPILGNGVQLQQVVLNLTVNALDAVGPSPSGARRVWVRTQRHGDRVELVVEDTGEGMTDEVLARLGEPFFTTKREGMGMGLSISRSLLEAHHGRLHAERRAGGGSLFHCTLPLQLD from the coding sequence GTGTTCTGGCTGTGGCTCCTCGCGCTGCTGGCGATGCGCGCGGAGGCGACCGAGCGCGAGAAGCGCGTGCTGGTCTTCGTGCCCGAGTACGCCACGGTGCCGGCCATCGCGGACTTCACCCGAGGCGTGCGGCGCACGCTGATGACCGAGAGCCCCGGGCCCGTCACCGTGCACGTGGAGTACCTGGGCATGGCGTGGTTCGGCGGCGGCGAGTACGAGCGCGCGCTGAGCGACTTCTACCGCGTCAAATACCGCGAGCAGCAACCCGACGCCCTCGTCGTCTACGAGGACGCCACGCCGCTGCTGTTGCAGATCCAGCGCGAGCTGTGGCCCCGGGTGCCGATGCTGGCCATCGTCGCGGATGACTTCCAGGTGGAGGCCTTTCCCCAAGGGCCCTACCTGCGGGGCAACTGGGCGGACTTCGCCATCACGGAGTCGGTGCGGGCGGCGCTGCGGCTCCTGCCGGACACCCGGCACGTGGCGCTCGTGCTCGGCTCCAGCCCGCGGGAGAAGATCGCCCGGGCCCTGGTGACCCAGGAGGTGCGCCGGGGCGCGCCGGACCGGGTGTTCATCGATCTCGCCGGGCTGACGCTGGAGGAGCTGCGGCGGCGGGTGCGGACCCTGCCGCCGGACACCGTGGTCATGATGGTGGGCTTCATGCAGGACGCCACCGGGCGCAGCCTCATCTCCTACGACGTGATGCGGATGCTGCACGCCGATGGCGCCCCGCCCATCTTCAGCGTGCACAAGACCATGCTGGGCAGCGGCATCGTGGGGGGCGTGCTGGCGGACTATCCGCTCCTGGGCCAGAAGACGGCGCGGCGCGTCCTGCGGCTGCTCCAGGGGGAGCCCGCCTCGAGCCTGCCGACCGGCTCCATGGAGGCCAACGTGCTCGCCTTCGATGCGCGGGAGCTCGAGCGCTGGCACATCCCCGCGAGCCGCCTGCCCCCGGAGGCCGAGGTGCACTTCCACGAGCCCGGGCTCTGGGAGCGCTACCGCTGGCAGGTGAGCGCGCTGCTCGGCGCGGGCCTGTTGAAGGTGGGGCTCATCGCCGTGCTGCTCCTGGAGCGCTCCAGGCGCAAGCGCGCCCAGCGGTTGAACCTCGCGGTGCTGGACTCCCTGCCGGGCTCGGTGGCCATCCTCGACCGGCACGGGAGCGTGCTGCGGGCCAATCCCGCGCGGGACGGGGGCCCCGGGGAGGGCGCCCCGGAGCGCCTGCCGACCTCCGGGGACTCCTACCTGGAGTCCCTGCGCGAGGCGGCGCGCACGGGCCCACCCGAGGTGGCCCACGCGGTGGCCCTGCTCGAGGCGGTGCTCGCCGAGCGCCTGCGCGAGGGCCTGGTGGAGTTCCGGGGGCACAGTCCGGGCACCTGGCTGGAGCTGCGTGTGCGGCACCTGGAGCTGCCCGAGGGCGGCGCCGTGGCGTCCCTCGTGGATGTCACCTCGCGCAAGCGCGCGGAGCAGGAGGCGCGTCAGGCGCGCGACGAGCGGGCGCACCTGGAGCGCGTGGCCGCCGTGGGCGAGCTGGGGGTCTCCCTCGCCCACGAGCTCAACCAGCCCCTGGCCGCCATCCTCACCAATGCCCAGACGGCGCAGCGGCTCTTGTCCGGCTCGTCCATCAACGCCCCCCTGCTGCGCGAGGTGCTCCAGGACATCGTCGCCGACGACCTCCGGGCCAGCGCCGTCATCCGCCACCTGCGCATGCTGCTCAAGAAGGACGAGGCGGGGCACGCCCGCCATGACTTCAACGCGCTGGTGCGCGACGTCATCCGCCTGGTGGGCAACGACGCCCTGCTGCGCGGCGCGGACCTCATCCCCGATCTGTGCGAGGGCGCCCTGCCCATCCTGGGCAACGGCGTGCAGTTGCAGCAGGTGGTGCTCAACCTCACCGTCAATGCCCTGGACGCGGTGGGCCCCAGCCCGAGCGGGGCGCGGCGCGTGTGGGTGCGCACCCAGCGGCACGGGGACCGCGTGGAGCTGGTGGTGGAGGACACCGGCGAGGGGATGACCGACGAGGTGCTCGCGCGCCTGGGCGAGCCCTTCTTCACCACCAAACGCGAGGGCATGGGCATGGGCTTGTCCATCAGCCGCTCGCTGTTGGAGGCCCACCACGGTCGCCTCCACGCCGAGCGCCGCGCCGGGGGCGGCAGCCTCTTCCACTGCACGCTCCCCCTCCAATTGGACTGA